Proteins from a genomic interval of Narcine bancroftii isolate sNarBan1 chromosome 12, sNarBan1.hap1, whole genome shotgun sequence:
- the LOC138746690 gene encoding serine-aspartate repeat-containing protein C-like, with translation MVMMMKMVMMIMMLKMVPMMMMVIIVTVVTMVMLVKIVTMEMMVMMVMMVTMMVKIVMFVMMVIMVMMVMMVTMVMMMMMVMMVIMIDSGDNGDVGENGDNGDDGDNGYDGDDVDECANDDDGGYNYSETDDDSDDGVDGDKGDNDDCIYDVDDDDGDDGEDGDNGNDDDDGDDGDDDCADSDDGDNGDDADDCDNGDDDVYNRDDDDDDDDDDDGDDGDDEEDIDDCDNDYDDDDSDDNGDDGDDGDDDGDDVDNGDGDDDGDEFDDGEDVVDDDYDGDDDDECANDDDGDDDCDDGDNDGDHGDDGDDG, from the exons atggtgatgatgatgaaaatggttatgatgataatgatgttgaagatggtgccaatgatgatgatggtcattATAGTGacagtggtgacaatggtgatgttgGTGAAAATTGTGACAAtggagatgatggtgatgatggtgatgatggtgacaatgatggtgaagATCGTGATGTTTGTTATGATGGTGATCatggttatgatggtgatgatggtgacaatggtaatgatgatgatgatggtgatgatggtgatcatgat TGacagtggtgacaatggtgatgttggtgaaaatggtgataatggagatgatggtgataatggttatgatggtgatgatgttgatgaatgtgccaatgatgatgatggtggttataATTATAGTGAAactgatgatgatagtgatgatggtgttgatggaGATAAAGGTGACAATGATGATTGTATTTATGATGTGGATGATGACGATGGAGatgatggtgaagatggtgacaatggtaatgatgatgatgatggtgatgatggtgatgatgattgtgccgatagtgatgatggtgacaatggtgatgatgctgatgattgtGATAATGGTGACGATGATGTTTATaatcgtgatgatgatgatgatg atgatgatgatgatgatggtgatgatggtgatgatgaggaagataTTGATGATTGTGACAatg attatgatgatgatgatagtgatgataatggtgacgatggtgatgatggtgatgatgatggtgatgatgttgataatggtgatggtgatgatgatggagatgaatttgatgatggagaagatgttgttgatgatgattatgatggtgatgatgatgatgaatgtgccaatgatgatgatg gtgatgatgattgtgatgatggtgacaatgatggtgaccatggtgacgatggtgatgatggt